The genomic window CTTTTGGTCTCTGAATGGGGCAGGTTAAAAGCAAGCTGGCAGGAGGCTGGAGATGAGCCTTATATGTTGGCAAAGCTACTGCCAAGGGTTAGCCTTGTGGTGGATGAGGTGCGGTGCAGGGGTGCGGACTTTGCCCTTAGGGAATTAAAACCAGAGCTTATCATCCTTGACGATGGCTTTCAGCACAGGAAAATACACAGAGACTTAGACCTTCTTCTTCTCAGAAAAAGAGACTTCTCAGACAGGGTTCTACCTTTTGGTAGATTGAGAGAGCCTCTTGAGTGCATGGAAAGGGCAGACGCTTTTGTGCTTTCATACGTAGAGCTTGAGGACTTTGACTGGAGACATGCTCACAAGCCTACCTTTAAGATGCGTAGAAGTGGCTGGAGGATACTTAGGAGCACAGACCACAGGCAGGCAGAAAACTACCATGAGCTTAGCTTTATAGCCTTTTGTGGACTTGGAGACAACGAGCAGTTTTTCCAAACCCTCAGAAGATTAGGCATAAGATTGGAAGACACCCTTGGCTTTCCAGACCACTATCACTATAGAGGCTTCAGACTTCAAAGT from Hydrogenobacter sp. T-8 includes these protein-coding regions:
- the lpxK gene encoding tetraacyldisaccharide 4'-kinase; the encoded protein is MAQCEVSVPVISVGNLSVGGSGKSSLVRYIANVLSENLRVCILSRGYKRSTKGTLLVSEWGRLKASWQEAGDEPYMLAKLLPRVSLVVDEVRCRGADFALRELKPELIILDDGFQHRKIHRDLDLLLLRKRDFSDRVLPFGRLREPLECMERADAFVLSYVELEDFDWRHAHKPTFKMRRSGWRILRSTDHRQAENYHELSFIAFCGLGDNEQFFQTLRRLGIRLEDTLGFPDHYHYRGFRLQSGKLYITTLKDLVKLEPAENLFYLDFEVEMEGLKEFLESFIINRLQRVGSSAGRATDS